From one Leptospira kanakyensis genomic stretch:
- the speD gene encoding adenosylmethionine decarboxylase — translation MDKEKIKLSGFNNLTKVLSFNLYDFCITLDDDQKGRYVSYIHDKYNASKITEISKEIVKRIDANILSVSAQDYDPVGASAMVLMSDVKGGGNPIPSTQVSMHLDKSHITVHTYPDAADPDGICSFRVDIDISTCGEIIPLDSINFLFEAFECDVVYIDYVVRGYTRLADGRKIYNDHHFNSILDFVKPELKRNYTFLSDINMPQDNTWQTKMMIKELGPENYLLNPEDISHPDVPNKMKLLREEMKEVYHMIH, via the coding sequence ATGGATAAAGAAAAAATCAAACTTTCCGGTTTCAATAATCTCACAAAAGTTTTGAGTTTTAACCTCTACGATTTTTGCATCACTCTCGATGATGATCAAAAGGGTAGATACGTAAGTTATATCCATGACAAATACAATGCTAGCAAAATTACAGAAATCTCTAAAGAGATTGTAAAACGCATTGATGCCAATATCCTTTCTGTTTCTGCACAAGATTACGATCCTGTAGGTGCATCTGCTATGGTTCTTATGAGTGATGTCAAAGGTGGTGGAAATCCAATCCCTTCTACACAAGTGAGTATGCACTTAGACAAATCACATATCACGGTTCACACCTATCCGGATGCCGCTGATCCAGACGGAATTTGTTCCTTTCGAGTCGATATCGATATCTCTACTTGCGGAGAGATCATTCCCCTAGACTCCATCAATTTTTTATTTGAAGCCTTTGAATGTGATGTCGTTTATATTGATTATGTTGTTCGTGGGTACACCCGTTTGGCGGATGGAAGAAAAATTTATAACGATCACCATTTTAATTCCATTCTGGATTTTGTAAAACCAGAACTCAAAAGAAATTATACATTCCTTTCAGACATCAATATGCCTCAAGACAATACTTGGCAAACAAAAATGATGATAAAAGAACTAGGGCCAGAAAATTACCTTTTGAATCCCGAAGATATTTCCCACCCAGATGTTCCGAACAAAATGAAACTACTTCGTGAAGAAATGAAAGAAGTTTACCACATGATCCATTAA
- a CDS encoding methyl-accepting chemotaxis protein, with protein MAAVLLERQKKVDTFFLWAILAHTPLVFFLSLGYGATFVVTLSAIVLSLVSFVFYRLGRGSFFLRAWNGATLMMFSAILIQAQFGRIEMHFHVFSALAILFVYEDWRVLFVAALTIAIHHLVGNYIQEFGTVIFGTKVMVYSYGTGLDIVLTHALFVVFETGILIYFSYRSVMELRKQIETQSNLETVISGVTEAIDKASSGTKIFVENSELISEKVREFETSFKNQSSSIEAISAATEETAASSQLILEGSNRQIKEVKAVEELNHNLFVLSQGFVTSLDVMRTKIQESADSVKKTETEFTGLYQSMEVAVDDSEKMEEILELISDIAEKVNLLSLNASIEAARAGDAGRGFAVVASEISKLADSTAEATKNISSISGKIKSAIQVSFRQSNQINQTVQSFVKSILASEVGMGELTAQITGTLSAFERQENALATLDQIAQEMQVSSKEQSTSMDEISNSIIDLNVKTQTNLGTSSKMISLIEKGNVIFHGLKESVETLAAMIGHDKK; from the coding sequence TTGGCCGCGGTTCTACTGGAACGCCAAAAAAAAGTAGATACATTTTTTCTCTGGGCGATCCTTGCTCACACTCCCCTTGTTTTTTTTCTCTCACTTGGCTATGGCGCAACGTTCGTTGTTACTTTATCCGCCATTGTTCTTTCCTTGGTGTCCTTTGTTTTTTACCGGTTAGGTAGGGGTTCCTTTTTTTTAAGAGCATGGAATGGGGCAACTCTCATGATGTTCAGCGCCATCTTGATCCAGGCCCAATTTGGCCGGATCGAAATGCATTTTCATGTATTCAGTGCTCTTGCCATTTTGTTTGTTTATGAAGATTGGAGAGTCCTATTTGTGGCGGCTCTAACAATCGCTATACACCACTTAGTTGGTAATTATATTCAAGAATTTGGAACAGTGATTTTTGGAACCAAGGTGATGGTTTATAGTTATGGAACTGGCCTAGATATTGTTCTCACTCATGCATTGTTTGTTGTTTTTGAAACAGGAATTCTGATTTATTTTTCTTATCGTTCTGTTATGGAACTTCGAAAACAAATCGAAACACAATCCAATTTAGAAACAGTAATTTCTGGAGTGACAGAGGCAATCGATAAGGCATCTTCTGGAACCAAAATATTTGTCGAAAACTCTGAACTGATTTCTGAGAAAGTGCGTGAGTTTGAAACTTCTTTTAAAAACCAATCTTCATCTATTGAAGCCATTTCTGCTGCCACGGAAGAAACAGCCGCGTCCAGCCAATTGATTTTGGAAGGATCCAATCGCCAAATTAAAGAAGTAAAAGCCGTTGAAGAATTAAATCATAACTTATTTGTTTTAAGCCAAGGATTTGTGACTTCACTGGACGTGATGCGAACTAAAATCCAAGAGTCCGCGGACAGTGTCAAAAAAACAGAAACCGAATTTACTGGGCTTTATCAGTCAATGGAAGTGGCGGTGGATGATTCTGAGAAGATGGAAGAAATTTTAGAACTCATTTCTGACATTGCCGAAAAAGTCAACTTACTTTCGTTAAATGCATCCATTGAAGCGGCTCGTGCTGGTGATGCGGGAAGAGGTTTTGCCGTGGTTGCTTCTGAGATCTCTAAACTCGCCGACTCGACAGCGGAAGCCACAAAGAACATTTCTTCTATCTCTGGAAAAATCAAATCCGCTATCCAAGTCAGTTTCAGACAATCCAATCAAATCAATCAAACGGTTCAAAGTTTTGTGAAATCCATTCTGGCATCAGAAGTAGGGATGGGGGAACTCACTGCACAAATTACGGGAACTCTTTCTGCCTTTGAAAGACAAGAAAATGCTCTTGCTACCCTGGATCAAATTGCACAAGAAATGCAAGTTTCCAGTAAGGAACAATCCACAAGTATGGATGAGATATCGAATTCAATCATTGATTTGAATGTCAAAACACAAACAAATTTAGGAACTAGTTCTAAAATGATTTCTCTTATTGAAAAAGGAAATGTGATCTTTCATGGCTTAAAGGAATCGGTAGAAACTTTGGCTGCTATGATCGGACATGACAAAAAATAA
- a CDS encoding leucine-rich repeat domain-containing protein, whose protein sequence is MKSFIYKTLTVLFFTSLVLQCNKKVVNAEEWILEHKEDRVLNLSNKEFGVLPASIGNLTKVEELTLQYDSLQVLPKEIGNLKQLKILNLFGNPIQTLPEEIGNLENLEVLLLGRTELKEIPAVISRLKNLKTLALDETKVQLTEADVEVIAALPHLEILDLTLMREYKTLPKNLAKLNHLKHLVLQKTLLEKSDVVRLRDELPKVRVKL, encoded by the coding sequence ATGAAGTCTTTTATTTACAAAACACTGACAGTCCTTTTTTTCACCTCCCTAGTTTTACAATGTAATAAAAAAGTAGTAAATGCGGAAGAATGGATTTTAGAACATAAAGAAGACCGTGTCCTCAATCTTTCCAACAAAGAATTTGGAGTTTTACCCGCATCCATTGGGAATTTAACAAAGGTAGAAGAACTCACTCTCCAATACGATTCATTACAAGTTCTCCCTAAAGAAATTGGAAATCTCAAACAATTAAAGATTTTAAATCTTTTTGGAAACCCCATCCAAACTTTACCAGAAGAAATCGGGAACTTAGAAAACTTGGAAGTTTTGTTACTAGGAAGGACAGAACTGAAGGAAATTCCCGCTGTCATCAGTCGTTTGAAAAATCTAAAAACCTTGGCCCTAGACGAAACCAAAGTGCAACTAACAGAAGCTGATGTGGAAGTGATTGCCGCACTTCCACATTTAGAAATTTTAGACCTCACTCTCATGCGAGAATACAAAACTCTCCCCAAAAACCTGGCAAAGTTAAACCACCTAAAACATCTAGTTTTGCAAAAAACCCTACTGGAAAAATCGGATGTGGTGAGACTTCGGGACGAACTCCCGAAAGTTCGAGTCAAACTCTAA
- the ileS gene encoding isoleucine--tRNA ligase, with protein sequence MAKPETENPYSKTVLLPQTNFPMKADLANREPGQIKIWKEKKVFQTMKEIRKSKPSFVLHDGPPYANGNFHVGHSLNKILKDIIVKSKTLSGFQTDMIPGWDCHGLPIEVQVLKNLGKEARNTSPSELRKKCREYAAEFVGKQGEDLNRFLCFWEEDHKYLTMAPEFEARIVEVFGSLFAKGYIYKGKKPVYWCIDLATAHAEAEIEYQNHVSPSIYVKFAVKGEKDTYCLIWTTTPWTLPANLAICFNEDLDYSIFQSDTHGRLILADGLKEAVEQKTGITLTKIKSLTSAELGKMTFLHPFIDRESIPLFGNHVTLDAGTGCVHTAPGHGTDDYRVGTAAGLPPLSPVDDYGRYTDEFEMMKGIKIWDANPKIVDLLREKNALVHFSEFTHSYPHSWRSKKPLIFRATPQWFFSIDHAGLREDSLKAIDKVQWIPDWGITRIRSMVESRPDWCLSRQRNWGVPIPSFTCKSCGFTHLDDKTIEHFIKIVKKEGIEVWYERDAKDLLPEGTKCSKCGSDDLKQDKDILDVWFDSGVSSFAVFGDSLDKEPADLYLEGSDQHRGWFQSSLWPSMAIRKKPPYKSVLTHGYVLDEKGHAMSKSLGNVINPTTDIINQFGADILRLWVSTQDFRDDVKIGKDSIKTVAEAYRKIRNTFRYLLGNTKAETLKWNLKKEDLEPIDRYYLHKLAKLNEDVKKLYENYHFHQVYHRVLVFCTVDLSQDYFEIIRDRMYCDAKDSKTRKSSEYALAVILETLTKLLSPILSFTTEEVWAEFGLKDSVFYSDFSDLSTLLDSDLESQFAPVFETKEVVQKALEEARKLGKLGKSLEAEVLISGETLKDTKFTKDDLSLFFVVSEVSLDRNEISEVFSEWKGEKDSIQIRKPRHHECPRCWRHVSESEGKLCVRCEGVVSKLSK encoded by the coding sequence ATGGCCAAACCAGAAACGGAAAATCCCTATTCTAAAACGGTTCTCCTACCGCAGACCAACTTTCCCATGAAAGCCGACCTGGCAAATCGTGAACCAGGTCAAATTAAGATTTGGAAAGAGAAAAAAGTCTTCCAAACCATGAAGGAGATTCGTAAATCCAAACCTTCGTTTGTATTACACGATGGGCCCCCTTACGCCAATGGAAATTTCCATGTAGGCCACTCTCTCAATAAAATTCTAAAAGATATCATTGTTAAATCCAAAACCCTTTCTGGTTTCCAAACCGATATGATTCCTGGTTGGGACTGTCATGGTCTCCCCATCGAAGTACAGGTGTTAAAGAATCTTGGAAAAGAAGCAAGGAACACAAGTCCGAGTGAACTCCGAAAAAAATGCCGTGAGTATGCAGCAGAATTTGTAGGGAAACAAGGCGAAGACTTAAACCGATTCTTATGTTTCTGGGAAGAAGATCATAAATACCTAACGATGGCTCCAGAATTTGAAGCAAGGATCGTAGAAGTATTTGGATCTCTATTTGCAAAAGGATATATCTACAAAGGAAAAAAACCTGTATATTGGTGTATTGATTTAGCAACGGCTCATGCAGAAGCAGAAATCGAATACCAAAATCATGTTTCCCCTTCCATCTATGTAAAGTTTGCCGTTAAGGGAGAAAAAGATACCTATTGCCTGATTTGGACCACGACTCCTTGGACACTCCCTGCAAACCTTGCGATTTGTTTTAACGAAGATTTGGACTACTCTATTTTTCAATCCGATACACACGGAAGGCTCATCCTTGCTGATGGACTCAAAGAAGCAGTGGAACAAAAAACAGGAATCACACTCACTAAGATCAAATCTTTAACGAGTGCAGAACTTGGAAAAATGACCTTCTTACATCCGTTTATCGATCGTGAATCCATTCCCCTTTTCGGAAACCATGTGACACTCGATGCGGGAACAGGTTGTGTCCACACAGCTCCCGGTCACGGAACAGACGACTACCGTGTGGGAACAGCAGCAGGCCTTCCTCCCCTTTCTCCAGTAGATGATTACGGCCGTTATACGGACGAATTCGAAATGATGAAGGGGATCAAAATTTGGGATGCCAATCCTAAAATTGTAGATCTTCTCCGAGAAAAAAATGCCCTAGTCCACTTCTCTGAATTCACTCACTCCTATCCTCATAGTTGGAGGAGTAAAAAACCTTTGATCTTTCGGGCAACACCACAATGGTTTTTTTCGATCGATCATGCGGGGCTCAGGGAAGATTCTCTTAAAGCCATCGACAAAGTCCAATGGATTCCGGATTGGGGGATCACACGCATCCGTTCCATGGTGGAATCTAGACCTGACTGGTGTTTGTCGAGACAAAGGAACTGGGGAGTTCCCATCCCATCGTTCACTTGTAAGTCTTGTGGGTTCACTCACCTTGATGATAAAACCATTGAACATTTCATCAAAATTGTCAAAAAAGAAGGGATCGAGGTTTGGTATGAAAGGGATGCAAAAGACCTTTTGCCCGAAGGAACCAAATGTTCCAAATGCGGTTCCGATGACCTAAAACAAGACAAAGATATTTTAGATGTTTGGTTTGATTCTGGAGTTTCCAGCTTTGCCGTGTTTGGTGATTCTTTGGACAAAGAACCAGCAGATTTATATTTGGAAGGATCTGACCAACATAGAGGTTGGTTTCAATCTTCTCTTTGGCCTTCTATGGCCATCAGAAAAAAACCTCCTTACAAATCTGTCCTCACCCATGGTTATGTGTTAGATGAAAAAGGGCATGCGATGTCCAAATCCCTTGGAAACGTAATCAATCCCACAACAGACATCATCAACCAATTCGGAGCCGATATCCTTAGGCTTTGGGTTTCCACCCAAGATTTCCGAGACGATGTCAAAATTGGAAAAGATTCCATCAAAACTGTAGCCGAAGCCTATCGTAAGATCAGAAACACGTTCCGTTATCTTTTAGGAAACACAAAGGCAGAAACACTCAAGTGGAATCTCAAAAAAGAAGATTTAGAGCCGATTGACAGGTATTATCTGCATAAATTAGCAAAACTAAATGAGGATGTCAAAAAACTTTACGAGAACTACCACTTCCACCAAGTTTATCATCGAGTTTTGGTTTTCTGCACAGTAGATTTATCACAAGATTACTTTGAAATCATCCGGGACAGAATGTACTGTGATGCCAAAGATTCTAAAACCAGAAAATCTTCTGAGTATGCGTTAGCAGTCATTTTGGAAACTTTAACCAAACTCCTCTCCCCCATCCTTTCTTTCACTACAGAAGAAGTATGGGCAGAATTTGGATTAAAAGATTCTGTATTTTATTCTGATTTTTCAGACTTATCTACCTTACTCGATTCCGACTTAGAATCCCAATTTGCACCTGTCTTTGAAACCAAGGAAGTGGTACAAAAAGCTTTAGAAGAAGCAAGGAAATTAGGAAAACTGGGGAAGTCACTCGAAGCTGAAGTACTAATCTCCGGAGAAACTTTGAAAGATACAAAGTTTACTAAAGACGACCTGAGCCTATTCTTTGTGGTATCAGAAGTATCCTTGGATCGCAATGAAATTAGCGAAGTTTTCTCCGAATGGAAAGGAGAAAAAGATTCCATCCAAATTCGTAAACCCCGCCACCACGAATGTCCGAGATGTTGGCGCCATGTTTCTGAATCAGAAGGCAAACTTTGTGTTCGTTGTGAAGGAGTTGTTTCCAAACTTTCGAAGTAA
- the murJ gene encoding murein biosynthesis integral membrane protein MurJ — translation MTKQSGGSVSSAKRSLALSFYTFLSRILGLIRDHFMAVSFGTGMVASAFSVAYRLPNMFRNLLAEGTLSQSFMPIFSEYEKMGVMDARVMAGTVLSFLFLCLSVFVALFWFFAAGFLPALVGGSPEYGTLVVELSLVLFFLIMTASLSSIFMSISNSHHNYFVPSLSPIILNFSYLIVFIFVFPFYHEIRDKVFLLAYGIVTGGVLQLLVQGWYVYQNGFGPIFRLNFKHPAIRKIFKLMLPAALGGSFYQIGLLVDIFLANYIQNQNPGLGAVVSLDYAQRLVQLPTGIIGVALATTILPSLLKDLREGREENVPKEIADVLSFAFFLTLPASIGLAVLGETVLDSIYFGGRWDHLATMTAFYPLVFYSFAIPFYSINKVLVSSYYAFSDTKTPLRIQLVSFFLSIVVSIGLMFFLKHSAIALASALAASVTSSLLLFYLKSHQVKIPFLTVWLRVFKMMPALLGLLVWLLISEWVGKPVLVTYLTNEWGFGFANVSRICLLVSILPAVMIYFATASFTGIPESEIILGRFLKKIRKKSIQP, via the coding sequence ATGACGAAACAATCTGGAGGGAGTGTATCAAGTGCAAAACGGTCACTTGCCCTTTCCTTTTATACTTTTTTATCTCGCATTTTAGGCCTCATTCGTGATCATTTTATGGCTGTTAGTTTTGGAACAGGGATGGTTGCCTCTGCCTTTAGTGTGGCATATCGTTTGCCAAATATGTTTCGTAACCTACTTGCGGAAGGAACTTTAAGCCAATCCTTTATGCCTATTTTTTCTGAATATGAAAAGATGGGTGTAATGGATGCAAGGGTGATGGCCGGAACGGTTCTAAGTTTTCTTTTTCTTTGTTTGTCAGTTTTTGTAGCTCTCTTTTGGTTTTTTGCTGCGGGGTTTTTACCAGCACTAGTAGGCGGATCTCCTGAATACGGAACTCTCGTCGTAGAACTTTCATTAGTTTTGTTTTTCCTCATCATGACGGCAAGTTTGTCTTCGATTTTTATGTCGATCTCAAACTCCCATCATAATTATTTTGTGCCTTCTCTTTCTCCTATCATCCTTAACTTCAGTTATTTGATTGTTTTTATTTTTGTTTTTCCTTTTTACCATGAGATCCGAGACAAAGTATTTCTTCTCGCTTATGGAATTGTTACGGGTGGAGTTTTACAACTTTTAGTCCAAGGGTGGTATGTTTATCAAAATGGATTTGGCCCCATCTTTCGTTTGAATTTCAAACATCCGGCCATTCGGAAAATTTTTAAACTAATGTTACCGGCGGCTCTTGGAGGAAGTTTTTATCAAATTGGATTACTCGTAGATATTTTCCTAGCCAACTACATCCAAAACCAAAACCCAGGGCTTGGGGCTGTAGTGAGTTTGGATTACGCACAAAGGCTTGTCCAACTTCCTACAGGAATCATTGGAGTGGCCCTTGCCACGACCATCTTACCATCACTTTTGAAAGATCTAAGGGAAGGGCGTGAAGAGAATGTCCCTAAAGAAATTGCAGATGTTTTGTCCTTTGCCTTTTTTTTGACACTTCCAGCAAGCATTGGTTTGGCGGTTCTTGGGGAAACGGTTTTGGATTCGATTTATTTCGGGGGCCGTTGGGACCATTTGGCTACGATGACTGCTTTTTATCCTTTGGTATTTTATTCCTTTGCCATTCCCTTTTATAGCATCAATAAAGTATTGGTTTCTTCTTATTATGCTTTTTCGGATACAAAAACACCCTTACGAATCCAACTGGTTTCGTTTTTCCTAAGCATTGTGGTCAGTATCGGTCTTATGTTTTTTTTAAAACATTCCGCCATTGCTTTGGCATCAGCTCTTGCTGCGAGTGTAACTTCTTCACTTTTATTGTTTTATTTGAAATCACACCAAGTGAAAATTCCGTTTCTCACAGTTTGGCTTCGTGTTTTTAAAATGATGCCAGCCCTTTTAGGACTTCTTGTTTGGCTTCTTATTTCCGAGTGGGTAGGAAAACCTGTGCTCGTGACTTACTTGACGAATGAGTGGGGGTTCGGTTTTGCCAATGTGAGTCGGATTTGCCTTTTGGTTTCTATCCTTCCAGCAGTGATGATTTATTTTGCCACTGCAAGTTTTACAGGGATACCTGAATCAGAAATCATCCTTGGAAGGTTCCTTAAGAAAATTCGAAAAAAATCGATACAACCATAA
- a CDS encoding STAS domain-containing protein produces the protein MEAQDKVFSIQLKGGLDGSSAEDFYRYFESQLNKGYRKFLFQFGALDFITSNGISILVKIHKQVRKVGAVYAIYGVKQEIEDVLSLVGLFEKLPIFRGHSQAESFLLQMDPKDSGPKESKSLEKAESSSLPSSDPNRIRFYFTGKSKDRDSATSSKEPVSRLESLPEEEGFRSKQLTSSPMESVLEEKLNSLRLEIKETLNHELERRFAVYKSSPEAEEKRVTIPSYIQSKTKQLEAMERIIQCEVCGTRLRIHKFGKHECPGCATQFQMSPSGSIRFLEKLNPL, from the coding sequence ATGGAAGCCCAAGATAAAGTATTTTCAATCCAGTTGAAAGGTGGTTTGGACGGATCCAGCGCCGAAGATTTTTATCGTTACTTCGAATCACAATTAAACAAAGGATACCGTAAGTTTTTATTTCAGTTCGGTGCCTTAGATTTTATCACGTCGAATGGAATCAGTATCCTTGTGAAAATCCATAAACAGGTCAGAAAGGTGGGTGCGGTCTACGCCATTTATGGTGTGAAACAAGAAATCGAAGATGTGTTAAGTCTTGTGGGGTTATTTGAAAAACTTCCTATCTTTCGAGGTCATTCCCAAGCGGAATCCTTTCTTTTACAAATGGATCCTAAAGACTCTGGCCCAAAGGAGTCCAAATCTTTGGAAAAAGCTGAGTCTTCAAGTTTGCCGTCGTCCGACCCAAACCGAATCCGTTTTTATTTCACAGGAAAGTCTAAAGATAGAGACTCTGCCACCAGTTCCAAAGAACCAGTTTCCAGGTTGGAATCTTTACCAGAAGAAGAGGGTTTCCGTTCGAAACAACTTACTTCCTCGCCAATGGAATCGGTTTTGGAAGAAAAACTGAATAGCCTTCGGTTGGAAATCAAAGAAACTTTAAACCACGAACTCGAAAGGCGATTTGCCGTTTATAAATCATCGCCGGAAGCAGAGGAAAAACGTGTCACAATCCCGAGTTATATCCAATCGAAAACCAAACAATTGGAGGCTATGGAAAGAATCATCCAATGTGAAGTATGTGGGACAAGGTTACGAATCCATAAATTTGGAAAACACGAATGTCCCGGTTGTGCTACACAGTTCCAAATGAGCCCAAGTGGTTCCATCCGTTTTCTTGAAAAATTGAATCCCCTCTAA
- a CDS encoding LIC_12071 family protein, with protein sequence MKYSRFFLSFILFFFLCETLALSAVVWTFYESLQNALTQEQFVSDHRARDLTLALAKSSEQRLNNEGYMELEKMFHRYVEQSKNDPEEFYIQKISLYSVDATLLVSTDTIYTPDELKKRKPDENLLHSTFFKKGIRMKKWEWSEAENGENPIVNSKRDPKVRSGFEWVLSYLPLAKSNTVRLTSPLYKPGTLDVSGLVVLVYERGNLGLLFENQWKLVEWMVFNYILFAFVVSLILTGAFVTYTMLVARDSSVTPKESKNLPLFEKKTVEPKESNLEPVLDLTENSNQVPIRNLEVGLKEDGNEVEILSEGPLVSVVPSDSHQTPIRDAIFLG encoded by the coding sequence ATGAAATATTCACGTTTTTTTCTATCCTTTATACTTTTCTTTTTCCTCTGTGAAACCTTGGCCCTTAGTGCTGTGGTTTGGACATTTTATGAGTCTTTACAAAATGCTCTGACCCAAGAGCAGTTTGTTTCTGACCATAGAGCCAGGGATTTGACCTTGGCTTTGGCTAAAAGTTCGGAACAAAGGCTAAATAACGAAGGTTATATGGAACTAGAAAAAATGTTCCATCGTTATGTAGAACAATCCAAAAATGATCCCGAAGAGTTCTACATCCAAAAGATTAGTTTGTATTCTGTGGATGCCACTCTTCTTGTATCCACAGATACCATTTACACACCAGATGAATTGAAAAAAAGAAAACCGGACGAGAACCTCCTTCATTCCACCTTTTTTAAAAAAGGAATTCGGATGAAAAAATGGGAATGGTCGGAAGCGGAGAACGGCGAGAATCCCATCGTAAATTCCAAACGCGATCCTAAGGTTCGTTCCGGGTTTGAATGGGTTCTTTCTTATTTACCTCTTGCAAAATCAAATACTGTTCGGCTTACATCTCCCCTTTACAAACCGGGAACTCTCGATGTATCGGGACTTGTGGTTTTGGTTTATGAAAGAGGGAACTTAGGATTACTTTTTGAAAACCAATGGAAACTTGTGGAATGGATGGTTTTCAATTATATTCTATTTGCTTTTGTTGTGAGTTTGATTTTGACAGGAGCTTTTGTCACTTATACCATGTTAGTTGCAAGAGATTCTTCTGTAACTCCGAAAGAATCTAAGAACTTACCGCTTTTTGAGAAAAAAACAGTCGAACCAAAAGAAAGTAATTTGGAACCAGTTTTGGATTTAACAGAAAATTCAAATCAAGTTCCTATTCGTAATCTTGAAGTGGGACTTAAGGAAGATGGAAACGAAGTAGAAATCCTTTCGGAAGGCCCATTGGTTTCAGTGGTTCCTTCGGATTCTCACCAAACACCGATTCGCGATGCGATTTTTTTAGGATAG
- the lipB gene encoding lipoyl(octanoyl) transferase LipB, with amino-acid sequence MIKFLHRKGLPSYLFPSIVSYLRYVKFQENSRKNRRESMLFLEHSPCLTGGIGAKAENLLVSPAHLSALGVELVTLPRGGDFTAHEPGQIVGYLHIDLKKRNLSLGDFLHALNESLVTSIQETWDLPVEENPKAPGLYTAEEPKLKLVSEGIYAKSYFTSFGFALNGVNNLSTFSLINPCGAKSEDMTSLLRLGKDKDFPKKRREFVENFTERFIDSLP; translated from the coding sequence ATGATAAAGTTTCTCCATCGAAAAGGACTTCCTTCCTACCTGTTTCCTTCGATTGTCTCGTATCTAAGATACGTGAAATTCCAGGAAAATTCCAGGAAAAATCGAAGGGAATCCATGCTCTTTTTAGAACACAGTCCATGTTTAACAGGGGGCATAGGTGCGAAAGCGGAAAATCTTTTGGTTTCCCCGGCTCATCTTTCCGCACTTGGAGTGGAACTTGTCACTTTGCCAAGAGGGGGAGATTTTACGGCCCATGAACCGGGCCAAATCGTTGGGTATCTTCATATTGATTTGAAAAAAAGGAACCTAAGTTTGGGTGATTTTTTACATGCACTAAACGAGAGTTTGGTGACCTCCATTCAGGAAACCTGGGATCTTCCTGTGGAAGAAAATCCAAAAGCCCCTGGTCTTTATACGGCCGAAGAACCAAAACTAAAACTAGTCTCCGAAGGGATTTATGCAAAATCCTATTTCACAAGCTTTGGATTTGCTTTGAATGGAGTGAATAACCTCTCTACCTTTTCTCTCATCAACCCCTGCGGGGCCAAGTCGGAAGATATGACTTCGCTTCTCCGATTGGGAAAAGATAAGGATTTCCCGAAGAAACGAAGGGAATTTGTAGAGAATTTTACTGAAAGATTTATAGACTCACTCCCTTAA
- a CDS encoding type II toxin-antitoxin system antitoxin SocA domain-containing protein, producing the protein MEKLYHAILWILEKSPNGRARLDLAKLLYYSDGVHFQKHAEMITRGDYIHLEDSPYPVKLNEALLFLKEKGHIDAIPKIEGNGIQGFSLRFLNPMEGLVLSREEKRVMMKVLEAFRGRVVDENRHYPNLYENYVVTPLFDAIPFSVDRINTKIHVLVQKSLLNLSGKMFRVLFERSE; encoded by the coding sequence ATGGAGAAACTTTATCATGCGATCCTTTGGATCCTCGAAAAATCACCCAATGGTAGAGCCCGCCTTGATTTGGCGAAACTCCTCTACTATTCGGATGGTGTTCATTTCCAAAAACATGCGGAGATGATCACAAGAGGAGACTATATCCACTTAGAAGACTCCCCTTACCCCGTCAAACTGAACGAAGCACTTTTATTTTTGAAAGAAAAAGGCCATATCGATGCCATTCCCAAAATCGAAGGAAATGGAATCCAAGGGTTTAGCTTGCGGTTCTTAAATCCTATGGAGGGACTTGTCCTTTCTCGGGAAGAAAAGAGGGTGATGATGAAGGTTTTAGAAGCCTTCCGAGGTCGTGTGGTGGATGAAAACCGCCATTATCCCAATCTCTACGAAAACTACGTAGTCACCCCACTATTTGATGCCATCCCATTTTCTGTGGATCGGATCAATACGAAAATCCATGTTCTCGTACAAAAAAGCCTTTTGAATCTATCGGGCAAAATGTTTAGGGTTTTATTTGAGAGGTCAGAATGA